The proteins below are encoded in one region of Clostridium pasteurianum DSM 525 = ATCC 6013:
- a CDS encoding ABC transporter permease — MTIFFNNIKRILKSKIQLIVLFILPLLPLVPICLDNSVSMNTIKIGIVDNDKTELTSTLQYILKSQLKIIDIQQKDINSSINEAKADFVISIPKGYTDKIINLQDIQIQGYANKDKNITPFMQRFIDGFINPVKNIAKVSNKNSNIFYEGLKSFRKTVIEERQKAKAKPVKKNSNTAWGMIIQFCMFSSIFASTTIITDKENKTFFRTLSSPVSLRNYMFETILSFYFIALLQLIIFSSVVVFGFGIEAGTSLINVMLVLLVIALVSVSFGIAVSSISRNVTKATMIGISLITVMCMIGGAWGMKSSSKVIQNISKLIPVTWAMEAIEKLIDNKALGSMMQDISILLIFAVVFFFLGTWKKADIVK; from the coding sequence ATGACTATATTTTTTAACAATATAAAGAGAATACTAAAAAGTAAAATCCAGCTTATAGTACTTTTTATATTACCGTTATTACCTTTAGTTCCTATATGTCTTGATAATTCTGTTTCTATGAATACAATAAAGATTGGTATTGTAGATAATGATAAAACAGAGCTTACATCGACTTTACAATACATTTTAAAGTCACAATTGAAAATTATAGATATTCAGCAAAAAGATATTAACAGCAGTATAAATGAAGCAAAAGCAGATTTTGTTATTAGTATACCAAAAGGCTATACTGATAAAATAATAAATCTTCAAGATATACAAATACAAGGCTATGCAAATAAGGATAAAAATATAACTCCTTTTATGCAGAGATTTATTGATGGGTTTATAAATCCAGTAAAAAATATAGCGAAAGTTTCAAATAAAAATAGTAATATATTTTATGAAGGATTAAAATCTTTTAGGAAAACTGTTATAGAAGAGAGGCAAAAAGCAAAAGCAAAGCCCGTTAAAAAGAATTCAAATACAGCATGGGGAATGATAATTCAATTCTGTATGTTTTCATCTATATTTGCATCTACAACTATAATTACAGATAAGGAAAACAAGACCTTTTTCAGAACATTAAGTTCCCCTGTATCCCTTAGAAATTATATGTTTGAAACTATTTTAAGTTTTTATTTTATAGCTTTACTTCAATTAATAATATTTTCTTCTGTAGTAGTCTTTGGCTTTGGAATAGAAGCAGGGACCTCTTTAATTAACGTAATGTTGGTACTTTTAGTGATAGCTTTGGTAAGTGTTTCTTTTGGGATTGCAGTAAGTTCTATCAGCAGAAATGTGACTAAGGCCACTATGATTGGTATCAGTTTAATAACGGTAATGTGTATGATTGGCGGTGCCTGGGGTATGAAATCCTCGTCAAAAGTTATTCAAAATATTTCCAAGTTAATTCCTGTGACCTGGGCTATGGAGGCAATAGAAAAGCTTATTGATAATAAAGCATTAGGCAGTATGATGCAGGACATAAGTATATTGCTTATTTTTGCAGTTGTGTTTTTCTTTTTAGGAACCTGGAAAAAAGCTGATATTGTAAAATAA
- a CDS encoding sensor histidine kinase yields MKRVKYVFKLIFLVYAAYKLGFENMLSFEEVIILISLIGINIFKEKYIDTSYLIFTSLFVIILGINFNNNFGILLALTAFDFICKANYVGVLIVLALEVYFFNNTQDFIMLLMTTCISSLFAYVLRMWELKEKNYRKLLDEERGLRYELEQYKMRLLKSSKEAAHLAEVRERNRIAREIHDSIGHSTTAILIQLQAAYKLFERDDKKAKSIVNICIHALSDTVTLLRDTVHNIKPVEKLGVEYIQNIIKDFSFCPVNFKFTGDFNSLSTNNLEITAANIKEALTNAARHSRATEIQISIDINELYTRLYIKDNGVGCSNIKEGLGITGMRERIQNIGGNISISSDSGFIIVCIIPRTREDNIGENFNCR; encoded by the coding sequence ATGAAGCGGGTGAAATATGTTTTCAAACTTATCTTTTTAGTGTATGCAGCTTATAAATTAGGCTTTGAAAATATGTTATCTTTTGAAGAGGTTATCATACTTATTTCTCTTATAGGAATAAATATTTTTAAAGAAAAATATATTGATACCAGTTATTTAATATTTACAAGTTTATTTGTTATAATACTTGGAATAAATTTTAATAATAATTTTGGAATTTTATTAGCTCTAACAGCCTTTGATTTTATATGTAAAGCTAATTATGTAGGTGTATTAATTGTACTAGCTCTTGAAGTTTATTTCTTCAATAATACACAGGATTTTATAATGCTATTAATGACAACTTGTATTTCAAGTTTATTTGCTTATGTGCTTAGAATGTGGGAATTGAAAGAAAAAAATTATAGGAAATTACTTGATGAGGAAAGAGGATTAAGATATGAGCTTGAACAGTATAAGATGCGATTATTAAAATCCTCTAAAGAAGCTGCTCATCTTGCTGAAGTACGGGAAAGAAACAGAATTGCAAGGGAGATACATGATAGCATAGGACATAGTACTACAGCCATTCTTATTCAATTACAAGCAGCTTATAAATTATTTGAAAGAGATGATAAAAAGGCTAAAAGTATAGTGAATATATGCATACATGCACTTTCAGATACTGTTACTCTTCTTAGAGATACTGTTCATAATATTAAACCTGTTGAAAAATTAGGAGTAGAGTATATACAAAATATAATAAAAGATTTCAGTTTTTGCCCTGTAAATTTTAAATTTACAGGTGATTTTAATTCCTTATCTACAAACAATCTTGAAATAACTGCAGCTAATATTAAAGAAGCATTGACCAATGCAGCAAGGCATTCCAGAGCAACAGAAATACAGATATCCATTGATATTAATGAATTATACACAAGGCTTTATATAAAGGATAACGGTGTGGGATGCAGCAATATAAAAGAAGGTTTAGGGATAACTGGTATGCGAGAGAGAATACAGAATATAGGTGGAAATATATCTATTAGTTCTGACAGTGGATTTATAATAGTTTGTATTATTCCAAGGACAAGGGAGGATAATATAGGTGAAAATTTTAATTGTAGATGA
- a CDS encoding amidase domain-containing protein, producing the protein MKEFTDLKYSREALWYKKLGNKLIKYSININYISIEFNKDSSTINLSKDTEFSFSNAPDVVSKEFDDRHTIALKKINNKWLIDKDIAKSELDSSNSNINMKISVTNAVNESNALDQKISSLKSRNIDNDINEYKEIEGKVKVKQSEEKKNNNNLIKTSSLITPMGSYGGHTWQVDYNRMAAVNYAHKWANSYNPLYVHYDSDCTNFVSQCIYAGAPKMNRSAGWYYLTPSIGGPAWINVKNLWNFLINNNGTGPISMDNTHYLDMDYGDPIEFWSYYEGDYSHAVIVTKIDDYGGIYYSGHSNFRYDYSLSSAYATGAYNTSKTRTAHIFGYNN; encoded by the coding sequence TTGAAAGAATTTACAGATTTAAAATATTCTAGAGAAGCATTATGGTATAAAAAACTTGGTAATAAGCTTATAAAATATTCTATTAATATAAATTATATTTCTATAGAATTTAACAAAGATAGTAGTACCATTAATTTATCTAAAGATACTGAATTTTCATTTAGTAATGCTCCAGATGTAGTTTCTAAAGAATTTGATGACAGGCATACAATTGCATTAAAAAAAATAAATAATAAATGGCTTATAGATAAAGATATAGCTAAAAGTGAACTTGATAGTTCAAATAGTAATATTAATATGAAAATTAGCGTTACTAACGCTGTAAATGAATCTAATGCTCTTGATCAAAAAATATCTTCTTTGAAATCACGAAATATTGATAATGATATAAATGAATACAAAGAAATTGAAGGTAAAGTTAAAGTTAAGCAGTCTGAAGAGAAGAAGAATAACAATAATCTAATTAAAACATCAAGTCTTATAACACCAATGGGTTCATATGGAGGACATACATGGCAAGTTGACTATAATCGTATGGCAGCAGTTAATTATGCTCATAAATGGGCAAATTCATATAATCCTCTGTATGTTCACTATGACAGCGATTGTACTAATTTTGTTTCTCAATGTATTTATGCAGGGGCTCCCAAAATGAATCGAAGTGCTGGATGGTATTATTTAACTCCTAGTATAGGAGGGCCTGCTTGGATTAATGTAAAAAATCTTTGGAATTTCTTGATAAATAATAATGGTACAGGACCTATATCAATGGATAATACTCATTATTTAGATATGGATTATGGTGATCCTATCGAATTCTGGAGTTACTATGAAGGAGATTATAGTCATGCTGTTATTGTAACAAAGATAGATGATTATGGTGGTATCTATTATTCTGGTCATTCAAATTTTAGATATGATTATTCATTGTCTTCAGCATATGCGACTGGAGCTTATAATACTTCTAAAACGAGAACAGCTCACATATTTGGATATAATAATTAA
- a CDS encoding HEAT repeat domain-containing protein gives MNKEPYKDMDSKTYESLKKLLNYDKKRLILLSRKRRNIFVEELDKIQDVDNIRLMKYLLVLCFDKDFVVASKALKHLKRIIDDLTIKELLFFAEHFRSSYYYYSIDCEIEKNYREANKYRFDLTNCFGKEAIYILSVLTLHPNGYVREDALKKLSEFEDGFKIKFIMIRVNDWVKEVRNLANKELIKYIRDDYLKDIIECLPIIDRMNSWGRSDYSGILFKLEDFIIDQRNYDLLLNIYKNSEEILVKRKLFKYLLRINTTDNLVINMGLKSKDIIILRTAIEKIEEIMNRYNSWVIFKVLRQNKNVICRVAAIDILEKINVLDLHKALIPFLYDKSYTVRDYARYKLKKKGIADFREMYLREIDKSNYNLYGVLFGIRETGAQEDVKYIFKYLNDENVKVRKIALITIYMLNPKEGTQYVLDKLISDNISESNNATKCLENDILSFDENMIFQLFESEVYETHVYINLIKVINYYPKWISIMQLLKMLKISSNTYVQIINDEIESWINKFNGSFISLKKDQIDNIRKLYMEVDNKLNSSNRVQIEAILRVF, from the coding sequence ATGAATAAGGAACCTTATAAAGATATGGATTCAAAGACATATGAGTCCCTAAAAAAATTATTAAATTATGATAAAAAAAGATTGATACTACTATCTAGAAAGAGAAGAAATATATTTGTTGAAGAGTTAGACAAAATTCAAGATGTTGATAATATTAGACTTATGAAATATTTACTTGTTTTATGTTTTGATAAAGATTTTGTTGTTGCTTCAAAGGCATTAAAGCACTTAAAGAGAATAATAGATGATTTGACCATTAAGGAATTGTTGTTCTTTGCAGAACATTTTAGAAGTAGTTACTATTATTATTCTATTGATTGTGAAATTGAAAAAAATTATAGAGAAGCCAATAAGTATAGATTTGATTTAACAAATTGTTTTGGAAAAGAAGCAATTTATATATTATCAGTTTTAACTTTGCATCCAAACGGGTATGTACGAGAAGATGCATTAAAGAAATTATCAGAATTTGAAGATGGTTTTAAAATCAAATTTATAATGATAAGGGTTAATGATTGGGTTAAAGAGGTTAGAAATCTTGCTAACAAAGAATTAATTAAGTATATAAGAGATGATTATTTAAAAGATATTATCGAATGTTTACCAATTATAGATAGGATGAATAGTTGGGGGCGTAGCGATTATTCAGGTATATTATTTAAACTAGAAGATTTTATTATTGATCAGAGAAATTATGATTTACTGCTTAATATTTATAAAAATAGTGAAGAAATATTAGTTAAAAGAAAGCTTTTTAAATATTTGCTAAGAATTAATACAACAGATAATTTAGTTATTAATATGGGACTAAAAAGTAAAGATATTATTATCCTTAGAACTGCAATTGAAAAAATTGAAGAAATTATGAATAGATATAATTCATGGGTCATTTTTAAAGTATTGAGACAAAATAAAAATGTAATATGCAGAGTAGCAGCAATTGATATATTAGAAAAAATCAATGTTCTAGATCTTCATAAAGCACTTATACCATTTTTATATGATAAATCGTATACCGTGAGAGATTATGCCAGATATAAACTTAAGAAAAAGGGGATTGCGGACTTTAGAGAAATGTATTTAAGAGAAATAGATAAGAGTAATTATAATTTATATGGAGTACTATTTGGAATTAGAGAAACGGGAGCACAGGAGGATGTCAAGTATATTTTCAAATATCTTAATGACGAAAATGTTAAGGTTAGAAAAATAGCATTAATTACTATATATATGTTGAATCCGAAAGAAGGAACACAATATGTTCTTGATAAGCTAATCTCAGATAATATAAGTGAATCAAATAATGCAACAAAATGTTTAGAGAATGATATTCTATCCTTTGATGAAAATATGATATTTCAATTGTTTGAGTCTGAAGTATATGAAACTCATGTTTATATAAATCTAATAAAAGTAATAAATTACTATCCTAAATGGATTTCAATAATGCAGTTATTAAAAATGTTAAAAATATCAAGTAATACTTATGTTCAAATAATTAATGATGAAATAGAATCATGGATCAATAAGTTTAATGGGAGTTTCATTTCTCTTAAAAAAGATCAAATTGATAATATTAGGAAATTATATATGGAGGTAGATAATAAATTAAATAGTAGTAATAGAGTTCAAATAGAAGCTATATTGAGAGTATTTTAG
- a CDS encoding response regulator transcription factor — protein MKILIVDDDTLVREGLKLIFEIEDDFEVVGLAANGQEAYELCNKLQPDIILMDVRMPVMDGVLGTKLIKSSYKNIKIVILTTFRDDEYIKEAIKSGAEGYILKNQPADTMIESLRTVAKGNYVFEKEVANSISSMLKNHNKIDISQLKISTRELQILQLVVEGLSNKEIAEKLFISDGTVRNYVTGLLEKLNFRDRTQLAIFYVKNF, from the coding sequence GTGAAAATTTTAATTGTAGATGATGATACTCTGGTGAGAGAGGGCTTAAAGTTAATATTTGAAATTGAAGATGACTTTGAAGTAGTAGGCTTAGCTGCTAATGGACAGGAAGCTTATGAATTATGCAATAAACTACAGCCGGATATTATTCTCATGGATGTAAGAATGCCTGTAATGGATGGAGTATTGGGAACAAAACTTATAAAAAGCAGTTATAAGAACATAAAGATAGTCATATTAACTACTTTTAGGGACGATGAATACATAAAAGAAGCTATAAAAAGTGGTGCTGAGGGATATATTCTTAAAAATCAGCCGGCAGACACCATGATTGAAAGTTTAAGAACTGTAGCTAAGGGGAATTATGTTTTTGAAAAAGAAGTAGCAAATTCAATATCTTCAATGCTTAAGAATCATAATAAAATAGATATTTCTCAGCTTAAAATTTCTACAAGAGAGCTCCAAATACTTCAGCTGGTAGTTGAAGGATTATCAAATAAAGAGATAGCAGAAAAATTATTTATCAGTGATGGTACTGTAAGAAATTATGTTACAGGTCTTCTAGAAAAATTGAATTTCAGGGATAGAACACAACTGGCTATATTTTATGTTAAGAATTTTTGA
- a CDS encoding ABC transporter permease: protein MNILTIAYYTVKRYSRNIIAIFAFILAPILIISILTGSTEYKSYENINVQEIQSEISNIHIDKKDNNKSNLKAFLIDINKGTINKNLKISIACTLFFLFYGGLLMSYSIIDDLKSNVHIRIKSSSVSFIENFMGKFLGNILILIICAFIDVLIIKYGLNINWNGNYFIIFLSLILFLIIVNSIGIIITVFFKNIYICALIFFAFNYFMFFPIMVNAFNPNKSEIIDIMINLSFHNYVYKSILADISNNIILLQNSMTILIVITIILFSVSLIAGRRILR, encoded by the coding sequence ATGAATATATTAACTATAGCTTACTATACGGTAAAGAGGTATTCAAGAAATATAATAGCCATTTTTGCATTTATATTAGCACCTATATTAATTATAAGTATTTTAACAGGATCTACAGAATATAAATCCTATGAAAATATAAATGTACAAGAAATACAAAGTGAGATTTCAAATATCCACATAGATAAAAAGGATAATAATAAAAGCAATTTAAAGGCATTCCTTATAGATATCAATAAGGGAACAATCAATAAAAATCTTAAGATTTCTATAGCATGTACACTTTTTTTTCTCTTTTATGGAGGATTATTAATGAGTTATTCAATAATAGATGACCTTAAGAGTAATGTTCATATAAGGATAAAGTCCTCATCAGTAAGTTTTATAGAAAACTTTATGGGAAAATTTTTAGGTAACATATTAATTTTAATTATCTGTGCATTTATTGATGTGTTAATAATAAAATATGGTCTTAATATAAATTGGAATGGTAATTATTTTATAATATTTTTGTCATTAATACTATTTTTAATTATAGTAAATAGTATTGGAATAATAATTACAGTATTCTTTAAAAATATCTATATCTGTGCATTGATTTTTTTTGCTTTTAACTATTTTATGTTTTTTCCAATAATGGTTAATGCTTTTAATCCTAACAAGAGTGAAATTATTGATATAATGATCAACTTATCTTTTCACAACTATGTGTATAAATCTATTTTAGCAGATATAAGCAATAATATTATTTTATTGCAAAATTCAATGACTATATTGATTGTTATTACCATAATTTTATTTTCAGTGTCATTAATAGCAGGGAGGAGAATTTTAAGATGA
- a CDS encoding ABC transporter ATP-binding protein: MILEVKKLVKRYDDFIAVDNINLSIEEGEIFGLLGPNGAGKTTTINTLIGMTKIDSGEIQIFGMDMKKYERDIKKFIGIVPQDIAVYEDLTAYENLCYFGRLYGLRGKELQYRVDRALEFTGLLDRKKDYPKKFSGGMKRRLNIACAIVHHPKLIIMDEPTVGIDPQSRNHILQSIKKLNEMGATIIYTSHYMEEVEELCTKIVIIDKGRVIAKGTKEELKDLVEINEKIDMELSSVNYTIVDNIKNLHEVTDCSINGNRLTVISKKQSNIVGKIINIVLAANSEIISLNVNKPTLESVFLTLTGRKLRE, translated from the coding sequence ATGATACTTGAAGTAAAAAAGCTTGTTAAGAGATATGATGATTTTATAGCTGTAGATAATATAAATCTGTCTATTGAAGAAGGTGAAATATTTGGATTACTGGGACCTAATGGTGCAGGTAAAACTACAACCATTAATACACTCATTGGTATGACAAAAATTGATAGTGGAGAAATTCAAATATTTGGTATGGATATGAAAAAATATGAAAGAGACATTAAAAAGTTTATTGGAATTGTACCTCAGGATATAGCTGTTTATGAAGATTTAACTGCCTACGAAAATCTTTGCTATTTTGGAAGGCTCTATGGTTTAAGAGGAAAGGAATTACAGTATAGAGTTGATAGAGCACTTGAATTTACGGGACTGCTGGATAGAAAAAAGGATTATCCTAAAAAGTTTTCTGGGGGAATGAAGAGGAGGTTAAATATTGCCTGTGCTATAGTGCATCATCCAAAGCTTATTATTATGGATGAACCCACCGTTGGAATAGATCCTCAGTCAAGAAATCATATACTTCAGTCTATCAAAAAACTTAATGAAATGGGGGCAACAATAATATATACTTCACACTACATGGAGGAAGTTGAAGAACTATGTACAAAAATAGTTATAATTGATAAAGGCAGAGTAATAGCAAAAGGTACTAAAGAGGAACTGAAGGATCTTGTAGAAATTAATGAAAAAATAGATATGGAGCTTTCATCTGTTAATTATACTATAGTTGATAATATAAAAAATCTGCATGAAGTAACGGATTGCAGTATAAATGGAAATAGATTAACAGTTATATCTAAAAAACAAAGTAACATCGTTGGGAAAATAATAAATATAGTTTTAGCTGCAAATTCAGAAATAATATCATTAAATGTAAATAAACCTACTCTTGAAAGTGTATTTTTAACTCTAACTGGCAGAAAGCTTAGGGAATGA
- a CDS encoding helix-turn-helix transcriptional regulator, producing the protein MKNRLREFREAFGLTQEQLGKLIGASRQAINSIETEKYEPSIWLAYDISKIFHKTIEDIFLFEESERKSRAQQSRGVV; encoded by the coding sequence TTGAAGAATAGATTAAGAGAATTTAGGGAAGCCTTTGGTCTAACCCAAGAACAATTAGGAAAACTTATAGGAGCATCAAGACAGGCAATTAACTCTATAGAAACGGAAAAGTATGAACCTTCCATATGGCTGGCCTATGATATATCTAAAATTTTTCATAAAACCATAGAAGATATTTTTCTCTTTGAGGAAAGTGAAAGAAAATCAAGAGCACAGCAGAGTAGAGGAGTGGTTTAG
- a CDS encoding SPFH domain-containing protein, protein MKIIINENERGYLFKYGKFIKMLNSGKHSYLSWMGYTIAKVSIDSSQVVNTAGIDINVLTKDENFEKSVTVINVPDNKVAIHYIDGRITDTLTSGEYAFWNILKKHTFDVIDISNPEVKKEIDKNIFKYITEKLYIKIEVSEGEKAVVYFDSKFQRELSSGIYFFWNSKIKVTFELIDVRIQQLDISGQEILTTDRVSLRINFVCSFKIIDAVKLISEIKDYKTQIYIFSQMVLREYVGRFKFDELLNQKDEIAGFILSKLKEKQGEYYVEFIDAGIKDIILPGEIRDIMNTVLIAEKKAQANVISRREEVASTRSLLNTAKLLDENETLYKLKEMEYLEKICDKVGNISISGGSNLLGQLNELLCQK, encoded by the coding sequence ATGAAGATTATTATTAATGAAAACGAAAGAGGATACTTATTTAAGTATGGTAAATTTATAAAAATGTTGAATTCAGGTAAGCACTCCTATTTATCATGGATGGGTTATACAATAGCAAAAGTAAGTATAGACAGCAGTCAGGTTGTTAATACAGCAGGAATTGATATTAATGTGCTTACAAAGGATGAAAATTTTGAGAAAAGTGTAACAGTTATAAATGTACCTGACAATAAAGTAGCCATACATTATATAGATGGAAGAATAACAGACACTCTTACAAGTGGCGAATATGCTTTTTGGAATATTTTAAAGAAGCATACCTTTGATGTTATTGATATATCAAATCCAGAAGTTAAGAAGGAGATTGATAAAAATATATTTAAATATATTACTGAAAAGCTCTATATTAAAATTGAGGTTTCTGAAGGCGAAAAAGCAGTTGTATACTTTGATAGCAAATTTCAAAGAGAACTTTCAAGTGGTATTTATTTCTTTTGGAATAGCAAAATTAAAGTGACCTTTGAACTTATTGACGTAAGAATTCAACAACTGGATATTTCAGGTCAAGAAATTCTAACTACAGATAGAGTTTCTTTACGTATCAATTTTGTATGCAGTTTTAAAATAATAGATGCTGTTAAGCTTATATCTGAAATCAAAGATTATAAAACACAAATTTATATTTTTTCTCAAATGGTTCTTCGTGAGTATGTTGGAAGATTTAAGTTTGATGAACTTTTAAACCAAAAAGATGAGATTGCAGGTTTTATACTCTCAAAGCTTAAAGAAAAGCAAGGGGAATATTATGTTGAATTTATTGATGCCGGTATAAAGGATATCATATTGCCTGGAGAAATCAGAGATATAATGAATACTGTTTTAATTGCAGAAAAGAAAGCACAAGCCAATGTGATATCAAGGCGTGAAGAGGTTGCATCTACAAGAAGCCTATTAAATACGGCAAAACTTTTGGATGAAAATGAAACACTTTACAAACTTAAAGAAATGGAGTACTTGGAAAAGATATGTGATAAGGTTGGCAATATATCAATTTCAGGTGGGAGTAATCTTTTAGGACAATTAAATGAGCTGTTGTGCCAGAAGTAA
- the def gene encoding peptide deformylase translates to MALRQIRIFGDEILRKKSRKVEVLDDKIRQILDDMTDTLHNSENGAAIAAPQVGILKRLVVIDMGQGLMKLVNPKIIDKEGQQEVIEGCLSIPNKWGKLMRPAKVTVQALNENGDKITLTGTGDMAKCFCHEIDHLDGKLFTDFVTEYIDVE, encoded by the coding sequence ATGGCATTAAGACAGATTAGAATTTTTGGAGATGAAATACTTAGAAAAAAGAGCAGAAAAGTTGAAGTGCTAGATGATAAGATAAGACAGATTTTAGATGATATGACTGATACTCTTCACAATTCAGAAAATGGAGCAGCAATAGCAGCACCACAGGTTGGAATATTAAAGAGATTAGTTGTAATAGATATGGGACAAGGACTTATGAAATTAGTTAATCCGAAGATAATAGATAAGGAAGGTCAGCAGGAAGTTATAGAGGGATGTCTTAGTATCCCGAATAAATGGGGAAAACTTATGAGACCTGCAAAGGTAACAGTACAAGCTCTAAATGAAAATGGAGATAAGATTACACTAACAGGTACAGGTGATATGGCAAAATGTTTCTGCCATGAAATAGATCATCTGGATGGCAAATTGTTTACGGATTTTGTTACTGAGTATATAGATGTGGAATGA
- a CDS encoding glycoside hydrolase family 32 protein produces the protein MTKRKIVLLCIFISIFFAIIIGFLFFYSNTDKEPKKKVIDEKPNYRAVYHFTTPDKWKNDPQKPIFFDGKYHYYYLYNGEYPKGNGTEWRHATSEDLVHWSDEGVAIPKFTNNNGDVWSGSVVVDSENTAGFGKDAVVAILTQPSGKDGAQQQHLWYSTDKGKTFKSYSDNPVMPNPGVKDFRDPKIIWNSKSNKWTILLAEGNKIGFYESDNLKDWQYTGGFFTKDIGIVECPDLFMMKAEDGAYKWVMGASANGKSVGKPNTYAYWTGDFNGKEFIPDESEPQWLDYGFDWYAGVTFESGNISESFIKRYALAWMNNWDYANNTPTTKENFNGIDSIVREISLKKQDDRYSLFSQPVETLNDIVKSTEHLNRVEVTGTKTLEFTGESYELDADISWEDAENVGLRLRESEDKSRHIDVGIFVDGKYSYVNRGFTSHPDAANKYIESRAPFDTSKKKVHLKIIVDKTSIEVFVDDGKVTYSNEAFPDLKDKGISLYSIGGKAVFENIQIKHFDSINEKD, from the coding sequence ATGACAAAAAGAAAAATTGTACTATTATGTATTTTTATTAGTATTTTTTTTGCAATAATAATTGGATTTTTATTTTTTTATAGTAATACAGATAAAGAACCAAAGAAAAAAGTAATTGATGAAAAACCAAACTATAGAGCTGTATATCATTTTACAACTCCTGACAAGTGGAAAAATGATCCCCAAAAGCCCATATTTTTTGATGGGAAATATCATTACTATTATCTCTATAATGGTGAATATCCAAAGGGCAATGGTACAGAGTGGCGTCATGCTACATCAGAAGATTTAGTGCATTGGAGTGATGAAGGCGTAGCAATTCCTAAATTTACTAATAATAATGGAGATGTGTGGTCAGGATCAGTGGTAGTGGATAGTGAAAATACAGCGGGTTTTGGAAAAGATGCTGTGGTGGCTATTTTAACTCAGCCTTCTGGAAAGGATGGTGCTCAACAGCAGCATCTATGGTACAGTACTGATAAGGGAAAGACCTTTAAGTCCTATAGTGATAATCCAGTTATGCCAAATCCAGGAGTAAAGGACTTTAGAGATCCTAAAATTATCTGGAACTCTAAAAGTAATAAGTGGACTATACTATTAGCAGAAGGTAACAAGATAGGTTTTTATGAATCGGATAATCTTAAAGATTGGCAATATACTGGAGGATTTTTTACAAAAGATATAGGTATTGTAGAATGTCCAGATCTATTTATGATGAAGGCTGAGGATGGAGCTTATAAATGGGTTATGGGAGCAAGTGCCAATGGAAAAAGTGTAGGAAAACCGAATACCTATGCCTATTGGACCGGTGATTTCAATGGAAAAGAGTTTATACCAGATGAAAGTGAACCTCAATGGCTGGACTATGGATTTGATTGGTATGCAGGTGTAACTTTTGAAAGCGGCAATATCAGTGAGAGTTTTATAAAACGTTATGCATTAGCTTGGATGAATAACTGGGATTATGCTAATAATACTCCTACTACTAAAGAGAACTTTAATGGCATAGATTCAATTGTAAGAGAGATAAGTCTTAAAAAACAAGATGATAGGTACAGTCTTTTTTCGCAGCCTGTTGAAACTTTGAATGATATTGTAAAATCCACTGAACATTTAAATAGGGTTGAAGTTACGGGAACAAAGACATTAGAATTCACGGGAGAATCCTATGAGCTTGATGCAGATATAAGCTGGGAGGATGCTGAAAATGTAGGATTGAGGCTTAGAGAATCGGAGGATAAAAGCCGTCATATTGATGTGGGAATTTTTGTTGATGGTAAATATTCTTATGTGAACAGAGGATTTACATCACATCCAGATGCTGCTAATAAATATATTGAAAGCAGAGCACCATTTGACACCAGTAAAAAGAAAGTCCATCTTAAAATTATTGTGGATAAAACCAGCATAGAAGTATTTGTAGATGATGGAAAGGTCACTTATTCCAATGAGGCATTTCCTGATTTAAAGGATAAGGGTATAAGTCTTTATTCTATTGGGGGAAAAGCTGTTTTTGAAAATATTCAAATTAAACATTTTGATTCAATTAATGAGAAAGATTAG